From the genome of Halichoerus grypus chromosome X, mHalGry1.hap1.1, whole genome shotgun sequence:
gcGGATGCAGATGCGGATGCGGAGACCAGCCGGGGCTCCGAGGGGAACCCAGACTTTCCTATGGCCTCGCTGTACGTGGGCGACCTGCACCCTGAAGTGACAGAGGCGATGCTGTACGAGAAGTTCAGCCCGGCCGGGCCCATCCTCTCCATCCGCATTTGCAGGGACAAGATCACCCGCCGCTCGTTGGGCTACGCGTACGTCAACTACCAGCAACCGGTGGACGCCAAGCGGGCCCTGGAAACCCTGAACTTTGATGTCATCAAGGGCAGGCCCGTGCGCATCATGTGGTCCCAGCGGGACCCCTCGCTCCGCAAGAGTGGGGTGGGCAACGTCTTCATCAAGAACCTGGGCAAGACCATCGACAACAAGGCGCTGTACAACATCTTCTCGGCGTTTGGCAACATCCTGTCCTGCAAAGTGGCCTGCGACGAAAAGGGGCCCAAGGGCTACGGGTTTGTGCACTTCCAGAAGCAGGAGTCCGCAGAGCGGGCCATTGATGCGATGAATGGCATGTTCCTGAACTACCGCAAAATTTTCGTTGGGAGATTCAAGTCGCATAAAGAACGAGAGGCCGAAAGGGGAGCCTGGGCCAGGCAATCCACCAGTGCTGACGTCAAGGATTTCGAGGAAGACACCGATGAGGAGGCCACCTTGCGATGAAGACATGCCAGGAACGAGCCAGCCAGCAGAGCCAAACCTTGGCTCCCACCCGGTTTACAACCCCCCTCTTTGCCCCCCTAACCCACCAGCAGTGTATTGTATTGTACTGGGAGtgcaggtctctctctctctctgtctgtctctgtctctctgtctctcgccttccctctcccctccttccctctccccctccttccccctctctccccctctctctccttctccctctcttcttccctcctttcctaccctcctccccccctccctcccttctgctctccccacctctctcctccccccacacccaccaaGGGCCTGCGAATAATCTTGCTAATCTGTGCCACTTGATAGATTACAGGCTGCCTCTTCTCCTTGTggtttggtttaaaaaaacactttcattCTCTCTTCGTTGGCTACACAGGTGATACAGTTTCATGGTAGAAAcatcagaaaggagaaggaaatcagATGAGGGAAAACCAAGAGAGTACTTGTTCCCCGTGATCCTACTACCCAGAGACAACCACTTTTTGGTGTGCTGTTTTTCCaggctctcttctctccctctgtctccctcccttcctcactcccaccccaccttccCTTTTAACTCACTGTTATAGAATGGTTCATGTGTGTGGTGTTTCTTAACCTGCTTCTTCAGAaactaaaaccaaacaaaaatcaaCCCATTGAACTTCTTCCCATGCTATTCAACAGGCTTCCGAAATGTCATCTTCAATGCCTGCAGAGTGTATCGATGGATCTTTAACATTTCTGAATCAATCCCGCATTGTTGGACATTCAGGTGGTGCCTAgttcttttcttgtgtttaaaCCCAACACTGCATACTCTGATGAATGAATCCTTCCTTGTCAAGCCAAATCTTCGCTAGCCTACCGGATGGTCTTCTTAATTGTGGACTTGCAGGATCCACAATAAAATATCCTTGCAggatattttaaagacttttcctGTGTGTTGCCAAATGGGCCCTTCATAAGCATTGTACTGATTTGCATTCATGCCAGCCAGCACAGCCAGTAAAAAGAGTATGTCCATTTCCCCTGCCTAGTCTCCTGGTCACTGtaattgatgtgtgtgtgtgtgtgtgtgtgtgtgtgtgtgtctgtgtctgtgtctgtgtgtgtgtctgtgtgcgcgtgcatgcatgtgcgtgtctTGACCAGCTTGCTGGGCTGCAAATGGTATTTTGCTGTTTGGGGTTGTTTTACTGGATGTAAATGCTCTTTATCACCTCTTTTCCCCGTGCCCACTTCCTGCCCTTTTTCCCCCCATTGTCAGAAAAATCATTCAGCTTcattgcagggaaaaattaaaaagcagacaaGTTAACAGAAGAAATTTAATGTCCCCACTAATCAATTCTAATCA
Proteins encoded in this window:
- the LOC118521296 gene encoding polyadenylate-binding protein 1-like 2, with protein sequence MASLYVGDLHPEVTEAMLYEKFSPAGPILSIRICRDKITRRSLGYAYVNYQQPVDAKRALETLNFDVIKGRPVRIMWSQRDPSLRKSGVGNVFIKNLGKTIDNKALYNIFSAFGNILSCKVACDEKGPKGYGFVHFQKQESAERAIDAMNGMFLNYRKIFVGRFKSHKEREAERGAWARQSTSADVKDFEEDTDEEATLR